One genomic window of Nicotiana sylvestris chromosome 10, ASM39365v2, whole genome shotgun sequence includes the following:
- the LOC104243874 gene encoding putative late blight resistance protein homolog R1B-12 — protein MEDIVESCDRTPTPTKSSSQRRYSPIDEELEGLQDVAEQMMHQLTRGTVELDVISIVGMPGQSKTTLVRRLYNNPSIVAHFDVRAWCSFPQTYNVGKLLLEILKQIIAGKRITVGGHSMADMLRKSLMGKRYLIVLDDIWEVEAWDVLRSSFPDDTIRSRIIVTTRYHHLARNLKSHSYPFHLRMLNDDESFKLWQRAAFQGEICPPELFEVGQRVTRGCKGLTDLIIMIAGSIPKKERGDPKLWLKVARELSSHSLDDLLMKMIQSSYDRLEDHLKCCLLYMGLFPNGYEIPVSDLLKWWIAEEFVQNIDTLKLEETSKSCLYDLVDRYLITVTETKSDGEIKYCKVREEVHDFCSRTIRVEKFVQLVVPYNPHQPAVDTDEQRKCMYIHDTMKNEYSSDKAESFGETQGSLEFIAHPKFSIPHRTNLYPLLNDFRLIRVLHLLDMYLESSWVTAFQSLTHLRYLAIFVKELDFKWLSHLLHLQTLRVRSSYTMISPAIWKMAKLRHVDINEFSITWEENERVNIVESSEIVLYNLKTLGMFYMSVAHMTPNFWEKFPNLEELRLHIDEFGDVPDDSVLSRKFDFPSSLKFLSLCDIFLTDEVVLTIARLRHLETLKLSEIYFTGEKLLDLNDNEFPALRVLKLHHVFMMQWICSDASSSFALLETLVIKSCSKLEEIPYSFGDIETLQFIKVISCRKSVLESALQIQEYRREESNFQVQVSYKD, from the coding sequence ATGGAGGATATTGTTGAGAGTTGTGACAGAACTCCTACTCCCACAAAGTCTTCTTCCCAACGTAGATATTCACCAATTGATGAAGAACTAGAGGGTCTTCAAGATGTAGCAGAACAAATGATGCATCAATTGACTAGAGGGACAGTGGAGCTGGATGTTATATCGATTGTAGGAATGCCCGGACAAAGCAAAACAACTTTAGTTAGAAGGTTGTACAATAATCCTTCAATTGTTGCTCACTTTGATGTTCGGGCGTGGTGCTCCTTTCCACAAACATATAACGTGGGAAAGCTGTTGCTAGAGATACTAAAACAAATTATCGCTGGTAAGCGTATTACTGTAGGTGGTCATAGCATGGCTGACATGTTGCGCAAGAGTTTAATGGGAAAGAGATATCTCATCGTATTGGATGATATATGGGAAGTCGAGGCATGGGATGTGTTGCGGTCATCTTTCCCTGATGATACAATTAGAAGCAGAATAATAGTAACAACCCGATATCATCACCTGGCAAGAAATCTTAAGTCCCATAGTTACCCTTTTCACCTTCGAATGCTAAATGATGATGAGAGTTTTAAGTTATGGCAGAGGGCTGCTTTTCAAGGAGAGATATGTCCTCCGGAACTATTTGAAGTAGGACAGCGAGTTACCCGAGGATGTAAAGGATTGACAGATCTGATTATCATGATTGCTGGAAGTATTCCGAAAAAGGAAAGGGGAGATCCTAAATTGTGGCTTAAGGTTGCACGTGAATTAAGCTCTCATTCTTTAGATGACTTGCTTATGAAAATGATACAGTCCAGTTATGACCGTTTAGAGGATCATTTAAAGTGTTGCCTTCTGTACATGGGATTGTTTCCTAATGGTTATGAAATTCCAGTGTCTGATTTGCTGAAGTGGTGGATAGCTGAAGAGTTTGTGCAGAACATTGACACATTGAAACTAGAAGAAACATCAAAGAGTTGCTTGTACGATCTTGTTGACAGATACCTAATAACGGTTACTGAAACAAAAAGTGACGGTGAAATAAAATACTGCAAAGTTCGTGAAGAAGTGCATGATTTTTGCTCGAGAACAATTAGAGTAGAAAAGTTTGTGCAGCTCGTAGTGCCATATAATCCACATCAACCTGCAGTAGATACAGATGAACAAAGGAAATGCATGTATATACATGACACTATGAAAAATGAATATTCGTCGGATAAGGCAGAGTCTTTCGGAGAAACTCAGGGGTCTCTAGAGTTCATTGCGCATCCAAAATTCAGTATACCTCACCGCACTAATCTTTATCCTTTACTTAATGACTTCAGACTTATTAGGGTGTTGCATTTATTGGATATGTACTTAGAAAGTTCTTGGGTTACTGCATTCCAATCACTAACTCACTTGCGGTACCTTGCAATTTTTGTCAAGGAACTTGATTTCAAGTGGTTATCACACCTACTCCATCTGCAAACCTTGCGGGTTCGTTCATCTTATACGATGATATCACCTGCTATTTGGAAAATGGCAAAGTTGAGGCATGTGGATATAAACGAATTTTCAATCACATGGGAAGAGAATGAGCGAGTGAATATTGTAGAATCTTCAGAAATTGTGTTATACAACTTGAAGACCCTTGGCATGTTTTATATGTCTGTGGCTCACATGACTCCAAATTTCTGGGAGAAGTTTCCAAATCTTGAAGAACTAAGGCTCCACATTGATGAATTTGGAGATGTTCCTGATGATTCTGTGCTTTCCAGAAAATTTGACTTCCCCTCAAGTCTAAAGTTTTTGTCCCTCTGCGACATTTTTCTAACGGATGAAGTAGTTTTAACTATTGCAAGACTGCGACACCTTGAGACTCTTAAACTATCCGAGATATACTTTACGGGGGAAAAGCTCTTGGACCTCAATGATAACGAGTTCCCTGCGCTCAGAGTTTTAAAACTACATCATGTGTTTATGATGCAGTGGATTTGCTCAGATGCATCTTCATCATTTGCTCTGCTTGAAACACTAGTCATAAAAAGTTGTTCCAAACTTGAGGAGATCCCATATAGCTTTGGGGATATTGAAACACTGCAATTTATTAAAGTGATCAGCTGTAGGAAGTCTGTTTTGGAATCAGCTCTGCAGATTCAAGAATACCGTCGTGAAGAAAGCAATTTCCAAGTTCAAGTCTCATACAAAGACTAA
- the LOC104243893 gene encoding putative late blight resistance protein homolog R1B-12: MENVEKTAAHAKPSTEGSSQSNNEDFVGFEEDVNQIIQKLTGFGGPKQRDIISIVGMPGLGKTTLANKVYNNPLVIHHFNVRAFCTVSQKYDERKLLVEILKQATGDKSDINEDVDVVDAVKKALSSWRYLIVLDDIWKYEAWEYLQLCFPREEKGSRIMITTRDEKVAKEIKHHSDPYFLRFLTKEESWELLQKKVFQCESCPVELREAGEEVAKNCKGLPLVIVLTAPIIAQKERQASVWSEFANILSSHGLEELSTKAIQSSYDNLRVHLKHCLLYMGYFPEDFKIEVSDLLKLWIAEELVQNIDTENLEKASKDCLNDLVNRSLLIVSKRRSNGDIKYCMVHDLVRAFCSSKLEEEKFKQQIAPYNLSQTSSSQDPHLCMYIHDELVKRLELNGYLLDKIAMVDTEERESIEFIAHPQFYASNRVDLFPVIISLRHIRVLHLLDVNLENDRDFQVSPASTLGLLFHLRYLAIFVKKFDFKWVSHLSDLQTLRVHSHQRIKTSPDIWKMTKLRHVDISEFSFIWEDSEQESLKQSSQTVLENLKSFGKCRVSVADMNRKFWWRFPNLEEFKLSIVNLHDMPNHSLFSTAEAHNQLQSLDISFPIGFSESIGWFKSVFPLNLKVLSLAGISLTEAIVSSIIALENLETLKLFFIHFTCDPLWDVTNKVFKALKYLKLEQVDMIQWESSETSFPVLEKLVIKDCGRFEKIPSSFADILSLKSIKVINCSDSVGNSAWDIKEEAENTEGTERIRVHIPKKN; encoded by the coding sequence ATGGAGAATGTCGAGAAAACAGCTGCTCATGCAAAGCCTTCCACTGAAGGCAGTTCTCAATCAAATAATGAGGATtttgtgggctttgaggaagatGTAAATCAGATCATTCAGAAATTGACTGGATTCGGAGGACCAAAACAACGAGACATTATCTCGATTGTTGGAATGCCTGGTCTAGGTAAAACGACTTTGGCTAATAAAGTGTACAACAATCCTCTTGTTATTCATCACTTTAATGTCAGAGCATTTTGTACTGTTTCACAAAAATATGATGAGAGGAAGCTATTGGTTGAGATTCTTAAACAAGCAACAGGTGATAAGAGTGACATCAATGAGGATGTGGACGTGGTTGATGCGGTGAAGAAGGCTCTATCTAGCTGGAGATACCTCATCGTATTAGATGACATATGGAAATATGAGGCATGGGAATATCTGCAATTATGTTTTCCTCGAGAGGAAAAAGGAAGTAGAATTATGATAACAACTCGAGATGAAAAGGTGGCTAAGGAGATTAAGCACCACAGTGATCCTTATTTTCTTCGATTCCTAACAAAGGAGGAGAGTTGGGAATTATTGCAAAAGAAAGTATTTCAATGCGAGAGCTGTCCCGTGGAGCTACGTGAAGCAGGAGAAGAAGTTGCCAAAAACTGTAAGGGACTGCCTCTTGTGATTGTCTTGACTGCTCCAATTATCGCGCAAAAGGAAAGACAAGCCTCTGTGTGGAGTGAGTTTGCAAATATTTTGAGTTCCCATGGTTTAGAAGAGCTGAGTACGAAAGCAATACAGTCAAGTTATGACAATTTAAGGGTTCATCTAAAGCATTGCCTTCTTTACATGGGATATTTTCCGGAAGACTTCAAAATTGAAGTGTCTGATTTGCTGAAGTTGTGGATAGCCGAAGAGTTAGTGCAAAACATCGACACAGAGAACCTAGAGAAAGCATCTAAAGATTGTTTGAATGATCTTGTCAATAGAAGCCTTCTAATAGTTTCTAAAAGGAGATCTAATGGTGACATAAAATACTGCATGGTTCATGATCTAGTGCGTGCGTTTTGTTCATctaaacttgaagaagaaaagtttaAGCAGCAGATCGCGCCATATAATTTATCCCAAACCTCATCTTCGCAGGATCCTCACTTATGCATGTATATCCATGACGAGCTTGTTAAACGACTGGAGCTGAATGGGTATTTACTGGACAAGATTGCAATGGTCGACACTGAAGAAAGGGAGTCTATTGAGTTCATCGCTCATCCACAATTCTACGCATCAAACCGAGTGGATCTTTTCCCTGTAATTATTAGCTTAAGACATATTAGGGTGCTGCATTTGTTGGATGTCAACTTGGAAAATGACCGAGATTTTCAAGTTTCTCCGGCTTCCACTCTGGGATTACTATTTCACTTGAGGTACCTAGCAATTTTTGTCAAAAAGTTTGATTTCAAGTGGGTTTCGCACTTGAGTGATCTACAAACTTTGCGGGTCCATTCACATCAGCGCATAAAGACATCACCTGATATTTGGAAAATGACGAAGCTAAGACATGTGGATATTAGTGAATTTTCCTTTATCTGGGAAGACAGCGAGCAAGAAAGTCTTAAACAATCTTCACAAACTGTGTTAGAGAACTTAAAGTCTTTTGGCAAGTGTCGTGTATCTGTGGCGGATATGAATCGGAAGTTCTGGTGGAGGTTTCCGAATCTTGAAGAATTTAAGCTCTCCATTGTTAATCTTCATGATATGCCTAATCATTCGCTGTTTTCTACAGCGGAAGCTCATAATCAGCTTCAATCTCTTGATATAAGTTTCCCGATTGGTTTCTCCGAATCAATTGGATGGTTTAAATCAGTCTTCCCTTTGAATCTTAAGGTTTTATCTCTTGCTGGCATTTCATTGACAGAAGCAATAGTTTCAAGTATTATAGCACTGGAAAATCTTGAGACTCtcaaattattttttatacaCTTTACATGTGATCCGCTATGGGACGTCACAAATAAAGTGTTCAAAGCGCTGAAATACTTGAAATTAGAGCAAGTGGATATGATTCAATGGGAGTCCTCAGAGACATCCTTTCCTGTTCTTGAGAAACTTGTTATAAAAGATTGTGGACGGTTTGAGAAGATTCCTTCTAGTTTTGCAGATATTCTATCACTAAAATCGATTAAAGTGATCAACTGTAGCGACTCAGTTGGGAATTCAGCTTGGGATATTAAAGAAGAAGCTGAAAATACCGAAGGAACTGAAAGAATCCGAGTTCATATCCCGAAGAAAAACTAA
- the LOC104243916 gene encoding uncharacterized protein: MGILTIRIGGIIPTSHGVEISRIRISIDPKGVSISLKIHPNKWKRAPTNCALPNDTEKNPQVNAVTLRNGRELEKVPKKRKDKHVPEGELIPKVTNEPKKTAEIPELVEAPRPPPPFPQRLQKKNDDRMFSKFLSMLSQVQLNIPLVDVLREIPKYAKYIKDIVAHKRRLTEFDTVALTEECTSRVQNKLSQKLKDPGSFTIHVRIGNIDMGRALCNLGASINLMPLSLLKQLGLGDPKPTTVMLQLADRSIAHPEGVIEDVLMQIRKFIFPADFIILDYEADELVPIILGRPLLATGDAIIKVREGKMILRVEDEEAVFNIYKAIQLPRHYEELSMISVVEADEQIYDPSVFLDDSLEKALMLFDSLGNDEEVKEMMHILDTFCAYMHGIHPFEPLNRPEGPPPKPSIEKPQN; the protein is encoded by the exons ATGGGAATTCTTACAATCCGAATTGGAGGAATCATACCAACTTCTCATGGGGTGGAAATCAGCAGAATCAGAATCAGCATAGACCCCAAGGGGGTTTCTATCAGCCTCAAAATCCACCCCAACAAATGGAAGAGAGCACCAACGAATT GTGCTCTCCCCAATGACACAGAGAAGAATCCACAAGTGAATGCCGTTACACTTAGAAACGGGAGAGAGCTTGAGAAAGTGCCAAAGAAAAGGAAAGATAAGCATGTACCTGAGGGAGAGTTGATCCCTAAAGTGACAAACGAGCCAAAGAAGACTGCTGAAATTCCAGAGCTAGTAGAGGCcccaaggccaccaccacctttccCCCAGAGATTGCAAAAGaagaatgatgatcgcatgttcaGCAAATTCCTCTCCATGTTGAGCCaggttcaattgaatattccactGGTTGATGTGCTTCGCGAAATtccaaaatatgctaagtatataaaagacatagtGGCTCATAAGAGGAGATTGACTGAGTTTGacacagttgcacttactgaggagtgcacttctagggtccaaaataagctttctcaaaagcttaaggatcctggcAGCTTTACGATTCATGTGCGTATTGGTAATATTGATATGGGTCGTGCTCTTTGCAATTTGGGggcaagcataaatttgatgccccTGTCTTTGCTCAAACAATTGGGTCTGGGAGATCCAAAGCCAACTACTGTGATGTTGCAGCTAGCTGACAGGTCAATAGCACACCCTGAgggggtgattgaagatgtgttgATGCAGATTAGGAAATTTATCTTCCCTGCTGACTTCATTATCCTCGATTATGAGGCTGATGAACTGGTCCCAATCATATTGGGGCGACCTCTCTTGGCTACTGGTGACGCAATTATCAAGGTGAGAGAGGGAAAGATGATCTTGAGGGTAGAAGATGAGGAAGCAGTTTTTAATATCTACAAAGCAATCCAACTTCCCCGTCACTATGAGGAGCTCTCCATGATATCGGTTGTAGAGGCTGATGAGCAAATTTATGATCCAAGTGTTTTCCTAGACGATTCTCTAGAGAAAGCACTTATGTTGTTTGATAGTCTGGGCAATGATGAGGAGGTCAAGGAGATGATGCACATCCTTGACACATTTTGTGCATACATGCATGGGATACACCCATTTGAACCCTTGAACAGGCCAGAAGGACCTCCTCCAAAGCCGTCAATTGAGAAACCCCAAAATTAG